The sequence below is a genomic window from Sebastes fasciatus isolate fSebFas1 chromosome 18, fSebFas1.pri, whole genome shotgun sequence.
GTGGGTCTGTTTTTAACTGAATCTGCATTCATTATCATTTTCGTCATTCAACATAAATACTGATGAACTCATCCCAAAGAGGATATatatgtgattttatgtaaaACAGAAGAAGTgttctttattatattatatggaaatattatagaatatataaaaatatggattatataaaaatatatcgaaatattatataatatatcaaaatattatatagtatatcaacatatactatataaaaatattatagaatattatatcaAACTATTatagaatatataaaaatatgaactatatcaaaatattatattataccgaaatataatataatacaaatattattatatatcaaaatattatataataaagaaaaaaagttgaataaataaacaaacacccTGTTAAAGTGTCCCATTATTAATTTATAACAAAGATTGACTAGTTGTTATATTTAGTGTTGAATATTTGTCAAAAATGTAACTGATCAATAATGATAGATTTCCCCTTATTGATCTCCTGTCAAACAGGAAGCAGAAACACCTCACCTGTAAGACCAGTTGTTCTGACCCGAGGctaatcaataatataataaatagtatAAATGATATTCAGACTGCAGTGACTTAGATCTGGAATCAGTCTCCCTTCTGTGAGTTTCATccagaggcttttattttgaaggatatGTCAAAATAGAATATTATATCAAAATATTATAGATTATAtcaaaatattacattatatcaaaatattataatatatcaaaatattatagaatatatcaaaatattataatatatcgaaatatattatatcaaaatattatagaatataccaaaatatgatataatgtatcaaaatattatagaatatataaatatatattacatcaaaatattatattatatcgagatattatagaaatatataaatatatcaaaatattatagaaaattatatcaaaatattatataatacattaaaatattataatatatcaaaatataatatagtaaagAAGAAAAGTtgattaaataaacaaacacccTGTTAAAGTgccaaattattaatttaacaaaGATTGACTAGTTGTTATATTTAGTGTTGAATATTTGTTCAGATGTAACTGATCACCTCATTGATCTCCTGTCAAACAGGAAGTAGAAACACCTCACCTGTAAGAACACTTGTTCTGACCCGAGGCTGATCaataataaatagtataaaTGATATTCAGACTGCAGTGACTCAGATCTGGAATCAGTCTCCCTTCTTAGAGTTTCATCcagaggcttttattgtgaaggtttCCGGTGTGTGTCGGTGCCGCGGTGCGTGTTGACGCAGCGGGTTGCAGCTGGTGCgtcaggaggagagacagagacagaagatGCCATAACAGCATCACCGACCGTCAGTCCGTTTGGTTCAGTCTGATCCGCTACCTGTACCTGGTACCGGCCCCGGTCCGTGTCCCTGTCCCTGGTACCGGTACCGGCTCCGGGACGCCTCTGATGCTCAGTCCGCCTCGCAGCGCGTCAGAACGGGTTCTAATCTGCGGAGAGAAGCGGCGGAGCGGCGGCAGCATCTGGAGCGGCAGAGGAGGTAAGAGCTGctgcaggagaaggaggagaggaggagagaggaggagagaggaggagaggagaggaggggaccGACCGACCTGTCTGTCCAgttatctgtctctgtctccggttatctgctctgtctgtcctcctgtctgtctgtatctgtcctCCGGTACCCGGTTCCTCTCCGCGGCTGCAGGCCAAACCGGAGCGGAGCGGCTCCTCCTGTCCGGCCTGCAGCCGCGGATGAAGCGCTGAGGCCCGGCGGGGTGTTTTCTGATGAACCGCTCCGGCTCATCCAGCATCCAGAgggcgcgtgtgtgtgtgtgtgtgtgtgtgtgtgtgtgtgtgtttgttatacCGGGTGTGGCTCGGTTCAGGTGAGATGGTCataatgatgatggtgatggtgatgatgatgtcacaggggTGAACAGGTTTACCTGCTCCAAGGACACCTGTCAGGTCATGTGATGCTAAAtgttatatacacacacacatatacagtatatgtgtgtgtgtatatgaatgcacatatacaaatacacataaatacatattgtatatatgtatatatacatatgcatacatacgatatatgtgtatatatgtatatatatatgtatgtatatgtatatacatatagtatACATACAAGATGGCGTcggccaaaaaacaaagatggcgccAGCCAAAAACCAtcatggcgacggacaaaaaccacgAAGGCGATGACCATAAAGCAAGATGGCgctggccaaaaaccaagatggcaacgaccaTAAAGCAAGATGGCgctggccaaaaaccaagatggcgacgaccataAAGCAAGATGGCGCTGgccaataaccaagatggcaacgaccaTAAAGCAAGATGGCgctggccaaaaaccaaaatgaagACGGACAAAAAACACGACGGCCAAGAACCATGAAGGGGATGACCAAAAAGCAAGTTGGCGACGAACAAAAAACAACGAAGGCAACAACCAAAAagcaagatggtgacagccaaataCCAGGGTTGTGTtcgaatagtcctttttgctgaggaaggttcctaacggagtgaaatgacctggAAGTACCTCAGTAGCAGCCGTGATAAGAGCTGTTCCAATTCAccaaatgctaaggaaaggagcttcaatgcttcctttactatctccttcagcagaggacacactggagcatcctttaccaaaggaaaggagcttcaatgcttcctttactatctcctttagcagaggacacactggagcatcctttaccaaaggaaaggagcttcaatgcttcctttactatctccttcagcagaggacacactggagcatcctttaccaaaggaaaggagcttcaatgcttcctttactatctccttcagcagaggacacactggagcatcctttaccaaaggaaaggagcttcaatgcttcctttactatctcctttagcacaggacacactggagcatcctttaccaaaggaaaggagcttcaatgcttcctttactatctcctttagcagaggacacactggagcatcctttaccaaaggaaaggagcttcaatgcttcctttactatctcctttagcagaggacacactggagcatcctttaccaaaggaaaggagcttcaatgcttcctttactatctccttcagcagaggacacactggagcatcctttaccaaaggaaaagagagaataacatcccacaattccttgcggccgcagcaTTTAATGCGACGCACCATTCAgccgttcatgaaaacaaactatatgcttatcttgcatattattttcatatgcTCACGCTGAAAGAGCTATTTTAAGAACGTACGGGGGGGAAGCAGCagcttttgtagtccatcttcagaacattgtagtttcaccacagcagaccCGCGTCACTAGCgtccgccgccgtcgcatcataaaGACGGAGCCTAGTGAAAGTGCAGTCGGCTTCTCTGAACACCGAGGTTGTCTTTACCAAAGTCCTCATGAATTCTCCTttacatctttccttgacctcatgacgttttccatcaaggtcaaggagaagtggttagcaaaagacgttaggacgttattttttgacttttcgaacgcaacccaagatggcgaaggccaaaaaccaggatggcgacggccaaagagCCGAACTTGAGTTGAACTTGACCTGGTTTGACTCAGTTCAgcttattttcaaataaatgcatttatctgATCATTACTTTAATTCTAAATGTGAGACACATGTTGCCGTGGATACCAGAGCTGCAACGAAAGATCATTTTAAAACAGATGAAACAAACGTTAtacatgtaataataataataataataataataataataatgaatttaattCATCAGCGAAAATCACAAGGTGCTTCACAACAAGGGCAAAACAATCATAATTCAAGGTTAAGACAATTTACACAAGAAACATACGATTAAAAGCGTCAAAATAGGTCgagtaaaaataattaaaatcaactaaaaatactataaaatcaTAGTAATTATAAAACCCTCGGGGGAAAGCTAAAAAGGAACAGGTGAGTTTTAAGGTTAGATTTAAAAACAGAGAGTGTAATTGTGCCTCAGAGCTGGTTCCAcatctctcacctgtctctcctccgTTTCCCAGGATGCTCTGGGGTTTCCCAGCAGGCCTGTGAAGATGAGTGTGACATCATGGTTCCTGGTGAGCAGCTCGGGGACTCGACACCGCCTCCCCAAAGAGATGATCTTTGTGGGCCGAGAGGACTGTGAGCTCATGCTGCAGGTGAGACTCTGGACCAGGTGATCATTCACAACGATCACCTGATCGCTCAAACGATTGATACCAGGTCTGATCTGATTAAATAAGAAAGTATTTTTGGTATGAATGATCAGAAAAGGGTTTATAAATGTTAATATAAAGGTGTGAATGTCGTCTCATCTGGTTCGTTGTGCTGACTACTGGTCTAGATTTAAAGGTGTGAATGTTGTCTCATCTGGTTCGTTGTGCTGACCGCTGGTCTAGATTTAAAGGTGTGAATGTCGTCTCATCTGGTTCGTTGTGCTGACCGCTGGTCTAGATTTAAAGGTGTGAATGTCGTCTCATCTGGTTCGTTGTGCTGACCGCTGGTCTAGATTTAAAGGTGTGAATGTCGTCCCTTTTCCTCTCCGACAGTCTCGCAGTGTCGATAAGCAACACGCCGTCATCAACTACAACCTGACGACTGACGAACACCTGGTGAAAGACCTGGGCAGCCTGAATGGGGTGAGACAGGAAGTTACTGTGACATCACAGACATGAACCAATCAGCATCCAGAAAGAAAAGTTGGTGCGTTCAAGAACAGTCCGACGTCTGACATTTACTTACACTGaatgtattttgtgttgtttgatGCAGACGTTTGTGAACGACCTGAGGATTCCTGATCAGACCTACATCACCCTCAAACTGTCCGACATCATCCGCTTCGGATACGATATCCTTcagatgacatcatcagtgtgtgtgtgtgtgtgtgtgtgtgtgtgtgtgtgtgtgtgtgtgtgtgtgtgtgtgtgtgtgtgtgtgtgtgtgtgatgtgtttaaTGATGTCACTATGTTTCTTAACCTCCTCTTCACATTCTCACGTCTACATTTTGGAGAAAAGTCAACACAAAGTCCCAGAGGAGGCTCTGAAGgtcagtgtctgtgtgtcaaTGTTCAGGATTAGGTTATTGATCTACTGTTTACCTGATCAGATCAGTGAGCAGGTGTGAGCAGGTGTGAGCAGGTGTGATTGGCGCCTCCTGTTGTTTCAGCATGAGAAGTACAGCAGTCAACTGCAGATCAGTCTGAAGGCTTCAGAGAAGAAGACGGAGCTGGAGGACCGAACGAGAGCCGACAAAACACCCGGTACAAAAACTACACAAGGTACGTCATAATACTGTGAATATTACtacaaataatattacaaaacaaaacaaactgaatggTGACTCACAGCTAATAAGTTACGATAGCTTCCTTTATGTTGGACTATCCTTCTCTCTGTCCAATCAGAGGTCAGCTACTGGATCCACTAATCAATCATTATTCTGttggaattaattaaaataatcacatttttaatatatataatatatttattattattatataatatttaaatatatatataatatttttagtttataattacatttatatatatatatatatatatatatatatatgtatatgttgtaaaaatacatttatatatattttatttatataaaatatatacaagatatattttattttttatttaatattcataatgtgtcaaaaccgtgtgtgtgtgtgtgtgtgtgtgtgtgtgtgtgtgtgtgtgtgtgtgtgtgtgtgtgtgtgtgtgtgtgtgtgtgtgtgtgtgttagttgcAGAGGCTCCGGGGTGTCGGCCCACTCCTCTGTACGGTCAGCCATCTTGGTGGGGAGAGGAGGATTATGGGAGTAAAGTTCATAGCGGCGATGAACCTCATGCAGGTAAAACAACACTTTATCATCTAATCTATgctatattatttaatatagtatatatattatataatatatatattatatatgtttgtTTCTGTCAGAAGTCCAGAAGGACTTGTTGTCAGACTCCCAACCAAAGACCGCCTTCCCTCCGTACCACCGCGAGCCGAGCTACTTCGAGATCCCCACCAAGGACTTCCAGCCCCCCAAAACCTTGGGGGCGGAGCTTCAGGAGATCCCCACCAAGGACACGGACACGCCCCCGGCCCCACCGTCGCCCCCCACCCCGACCCCGCCTGTCGTTCAGAGCCACGCCTCCTTCACCATCGAGTTTGACGACTGCATGCCCGGCAAGATCAAGATCAAAGACCACGTCACTAAGTTCTCCACCCGCCAGAGGAAGCAGCACGCTCCGCACCGCAGGACCGTCATCCCGACAGCCACGCCCTTAGACGTGATGTCAGCGGAGAGCAAGGTGGCTGATTGGCTGGTCCACAGTGATGTCACCATGATGATGAGACGTCCAACATGTGATGATGTTTACAGCACCAAGAGTGACCTCGCCATAAATATCAAGACCCTCAAAGGTCAGAGTCTTACCAGGTGTCTATAACGGTGCGTTCACACCAAGAGGGAAGTGAACTTTTCCCGcggaccaaactctgtgtagaaaCCTCTGACCGTCtgtggtagaaacaacaacgtcgctgccgtatttatgcctagatgactttatgttgagtgttgatggagcagctgcatagcctggtaCTGATccaaccaaactccattcagaaaacaagcattttaaaagttctttgcttgtcgtcatggtaacagacctgacaaagcatgaattcagactttttacaaatcaacatcattgtgtagttatttcggcatcattttgatccgtttattgcaattaaatcacagcacaatctgtttattttgggttcatacttCAGTAGCGACGTGttgcttgctagatacagtcagtgcagtGGCGCTGTATgggaatacagctcgccgccgggtgatgttatgaacccagacacgacggcgtttggttttctgacacatctgggacttccacaacatgtacagagcagtaacagtggttatttcttccatggttgatggaggaaagaaaagttgttggtatctatggagacaagctgcTTCTCCTCTCCGGCGGTCAAACTTGCGCGAGTATAACGAGGCGAAAACTCCCTTCGCTctttggtgtgaacacagcttAACTCCACAGGGACTCCTGATGTTCAAATCAGACACATTGATTAATGCAGGTTTGATGTTTTCTTGTTGTCAGGTCACCATCATGAAGATGGAACCCAGAGTGACTCAGAGGACCCGGTTCTCAACGGAGGAAGGAGTAAATCTCACCACTCCATCCAATCAGAGCAGTCCGAGGCGTCGCAGCAGACGGTTCAATCAGGTCCGTCCGTCCCCTGCCAGCCGCCTGCTCCACCACAGATGCTCCACCAGCCACCGCAGTACTCTCCACCCGGACCCGCCCCGGCCTCACCTGTGGCCCCTGAGCGGCCCCTGTCCCAGAGTCCCCCTCAGGCTCAGTCTCCCACCACAGAAGCGCCCAAGCAGGGGCCCCCCGAGCACCTCACCCAGCAGGCCTTCATCATCGAGTTCTTTGACGACAACCCGCGCAAAAAGCGCTCGCAGTCCTTCACGCACAACCCCGCCCACGCCGACTCGTACTCCGCTCTGAAGGCCAAGCTGGAGCGGCGGAAAGGCGGCGAGCGGCCGGCGTCTGTGCACGGCCACATTGCCCCCACCCAGCAGGTGACGGTTCCCCTGAAGGGTCAAGGCCACGGCGGCCCCCAGAGGTCGAGCTCTCTGAAGAGGGAGAAGACGGAGGGGGAGGTGGCCTCCTCTGGTTCCTCCTCTCGATCCTCCTCGGGTATCGCCATCAGACCCTTCGGCAGTGTCGGGAAGAAGTCCAAGCTCGCCCAGGAGTTCGCCGCTGAATTCCTGAAGGATTCTGGTCAACGGGATTCTTCCCCAACGAGGGACAAGATTTCCCCTCCGCCGATGTCTGCACCGCCGGTTATGGTGTCGCCTCATCACGCAAGAATTCCCTCCCCCCAAGAACCTCCAGCTCCTTCCCCAGTCCCCTACCCCATGCCCCCCATGACCCCCATGCCCCCCATGACCGCCATGCCCCTCATGCCCCCCATGCCCCTCTTACAGCCTCCACCAATGTCAAAGGCCTCAATCCCCACCAAGGCTGCTGTCCAGACCGCCTCTCCGGTCCACTCCTCCGGGCCGCCCATGTCCCCCATGCTGCCCCTGGGCGTCCGTGCAGGAGACCCCAAAGCTTCCCAGAGGGTGATGAGGAACGAGGAGGACGACAGCCTGAGTGACGCCGGGACCTACACCATTGAGACGGAGTCACAGGacaaagaggtggaggaggctcGCAACATGATTGATCAGGTGAACTCACATTGAGAGGTCTGTTAGCTTGTGACCCTCCGCAGATTCAAACTGCTGATGTAAAAACTTCCTTTTGGTTGTTAGCAGCGGTGGTAGAGAGAATCTTTAGGTTGCTTTGTactgagacagagagaacaCAGAAGTGAGTATAGTcgtatcatctattcacatggtagatcacagagagaaggtataaaagaacacaacagcgacctctagcgaccgtagtaattatgacaggagcagaagcaagGTTAATAGTGAGCAGAAGAAGAGGccggagtttgcatcccgtgtgaaaccaacaatatgTATTTGTCTCtatgtttgtagttattttaacccaaaacatgattttcttccctaaacttaactgtttttttttgtttgtgttcaaaacgggacgttttattcagttttacgtgttagaacgtgttgctttgagtttcactttcacttttacaacgtagtaggcccctattgacccacatctatggtgcttatagcgactgataacgcctatttaatggcctggtatcagtcgaatcgggtgctgcttcaatccatatttgttggcgtttagcctttcaaaaacaaaatgttcactgcggtcaaacaacacaaagggaggcacgcaACTAACATGGTTTCTGTAAAATGAACTGGACAATTGGATTGTGGAGAATCTAACCAATCTAATGATGTATAGCATGTCCATATTGACAAAAGTTACCCGGCGTTTATTTGTCAAAACGTGTCGCCACACCCGGCAAGTAAAAGTGACCCGCCGTCTAATTGGGGCTCAGCTTTTGATTGAAGTTTTTCGGTATATCTGAGAGCTAGAACTACTTTCATGTgaggtttgtgtgttttaaatcgCTTCAGGGATGCATGAAACCTCTTGTCCTTCTTGCTCCTTCCTGTTGCCGTGATCCTGCCCCCCCTCCTCATGCATGCCCTGTGCTCTGACAGGTGTTTGGTGTCCTCGACTCTCCAGAGTACAGTGGTGTGAACACAGGAGTGTATAGACCTGTAATAAATGATGGCAAGGATGAGCAAGCTAACCTGCCTAGCGATGGTAGCACTGTGGACCCGTTGCATGGCTTTATCCCAGCTGCTATCAGCGGCCCCCCAACCGGCCCCatacaggtaaaaaaaaaacaccggaaAACTGAACCAGACCCTGGAAACACACCTGTGTAGCATGTTCTGGTCCCACTGCATGCAGACTAGTGTTGTTATTCCCTGTTACATATTTGACTCGTTGGACTCTTTGGTCCCCTCGTCTGGTAATGTCGTTCctcatgttgttttgttgtctagGTACCGTCTGCTCAGGCAGCAGGTCTGGAAGGACCCAAATGGGTTTCCCGTTGGGCCAGTCTTGCAGACAGCTACGCTGAACCCGGTTCCACTCCGCCTCAAGGGGAATGTTTGGAAGGTGCTATTGAATTTCTATCTGTGCAGTTTAGAAAGCAGCTCATGTGGACTCCTATGATCTTGTGTTTTGGGCCTTGAAATTTctattttggaaaatataatacaaatgaAGTATATATGAAAAACGGATTTGAATTGTTCTTGTAGATTTGCGCCTCCTGAGCCGGTCGATGGGAAATTACAGCTACGACACCTCTGAGACGGAGTCCAGCCACAGCTCCAGGACAAGAAGGCTGCTGCCCCAGGTGCCTCCAGAGAAGCTGGATAGTGCTCCCCCGAGTATCCTGATTCGCCATGAACCTTACCAAGGCCCGGAACCTCCTCGGGGCCCACAGGACTCCACCCAGCGCCTGTCCGTTCAGGACGACGTGGACCCGGACAGCCTGAGTGACGCCAGCCGCTCAGATGACGTACCTGTTCTGGAGAAAACAAAGAAGAATCAGGCCAGGACGGGTTCTTTGTCTCCAGGGGCCGCTGGTCCTCAGTTCAAGGGTCCGGAGAAAGTGTCTCCTTCCACCAAATCCACCTCCTTCTACATCGGTTCTGAAGAAAGTCCAGTCAAACCTGACCGGGCCCGGAGCCCGGTACAGTCTGAGAGGACACGTGACCCTCCTGCAAAACCCCCCCCTACCACCGTCCTGATTCGACACCTGAGTGGACATGAACCCAGGAGGACAGGCGTCAAACCCAACAGCTCTGCTCCAGACCTCCAAATGCAGGACAAGGATTCTGTCCCCACTAAAGACAGCTGCATGTCAGCCATCGTCCGGCAGGAGAGCTTCACCAAAGACCAGCCCAGCAACACGGTCCAGATGAAGAAGCTTCCCCACATCTCCAGCCACCCGTCCATCAGAGACATGGAGCAGAGGAGGGAGAACTTTCAGGAGACCGAGGGAACTCTGTCCTCTCTGGACTCCAAGTTCCCCTCGTCCGGCTCCGGTCGTAGCTCAAAGAAAGGAGGCTCCTCCACCCACATGGACGACTCCCTTTCTGGCGAGTCAGACGTGGACACAGCGAGCACCGTGAGCCAGGTGAGCAGCAAGAACGCTCCAGTCAGCTCTATTTCTAAAAAACGTGGTGTCATCAGCGGCCTCCAAAAGGAGAAGTCCTCTTCCAACCCGTCCATCCAACAGAAGGGACGGCAACTCTCTGCCCGCGAACGGCTTACCGAGAAACGCCGAAACCAGACGACTACAGATACGTCGAGCAAGGCAGAGGCAGCGAAGCGCTTCCAGATGCGCCGCAGTGCGGGCAACCGCGGATCTCTGGATCTGTCAGAGGGCCAGCAGGGTTCTGGTCCACACTGGACCGAAACAACATCGTCTGACCATGAAGTTTCCCGTCCGTCCAGCCGTAGCAAGAAACTCATCGCCCCCCTCCAGAAAGAAGACAACGGAAAGACGGCCAAGACGGCAGCTCAGCAGGTTCTGACACGGTCCAACAGCCTGTCAGCACCGCGGCCAACCCGGGCATCCATGCTCCGCCGAGCGCGCCTAGGTGAGGCCTCGGATAATGAAGGTGCTGAGACGGACCGGGGCTCCCAGAACTCTGACCACATCCCTGCGCCGTCCAAAGCGTCTGCCGAGGCGAAGAAGCTGTCCAGGCTGGACATCTTAGCGATGCCCAGGAAGAGAACCGGCTCCTTCACGACTCCCAGTGACAACGAGACGTCCTCCACGGGCCGCTCCGGTTTCTCTAATCGGAACTCTGAGTCCTCCGTCACCACCAGGAAGACGTCGGTGGGCGACGCCCGCCAGGCAGCTAGCAAAGGGGGTGGAGCTCTGGGGAAGCAGCCGCCGACCCGTACCCGGTCCAGCGGAGCCAAGTACCCCAGCGCCGGTGAGTCCTGGCTCGATTTAAAAGTTGAAATGTAAATCTTGTCATACGGTATATTTTCAATATGTGGTTACCTAGTTGTCTTATTGTGGGATTCTTATCGAGGATTTGACCCTCAACATCTGTCCCATGTCATCCTTGATGATCTAGGATGAGGAAAAATGGAACTTAGTCcaacaaaatacattatttattatttaaatctgGATCTCAACAAGACAATCTGACCAGATAAACATTTCAGTAAACCATGCTGTTGTTTTAGTATTCTGTCGGTGAATGTCTGCCCTTTTACTATCCTTGTGGTTCACATCAGGTCCCTGGTGAGTTACTGTCGCCGAGCCCGCtgctgttaccatggaaacaaaGCTCCACAGCATCAGTCTCCACCGTTCTCTGTCATGTTGTCATGAAACCCAGATCCTGGCTGTAAAATATTATGACGTTATGGATTCTCTGTCGGTGCTCAGAACAATCATGAGCCTCGGCAGTCGTTTCCATGGCGACGCCTCGATCCAGAGCTGTGACGTCAGAGTTTTATCACATTCAGAAACaataattcataaaaaatacaaaagtgaATTGATCCAAAAAGTTCCACAAAGATCAACTTCAGCTGCCGTCATGGTTGGATGATTTCATCTGTGTTTCATTGTTTGTCCTGGTGATTTAAACAGCAGCTGTAGATGCATCATATAATCCACAGTCTCTTTTCCAGGTTCCCGTCGCAGACAGAAGGGCTCCGACTTCTCCTCGTCCTCTGAGGAAGAATACGACATGGGTGCCGGGAATCCCAAATCCAAAcgctcctcccatccctccacttcctcccaccaGACGCCACGCCACCGGACGGCCGCCACCCGATCCAAGTCCGTCTCCCTGGAGacggaggaggacgaggaccaGAGCGAGGTCGACCCCTACCAGAACTGGTCCACGCACAGCGCAGAGATCgccaagtaaaaaaaaaaaaaaaaccttaccTTCAGTTCAAAGAGTAACTAAACTCTGATCTGCATCCTTGCCAattctcccggtttcctcctggGGTCACAATTGTCCCACAtttatggcatttttttttccttttcgttatctcaacctgtttctggcgctgtacagtgtgtataatccctactgtgTCCACCcagacgacaatagagctacacatAATATCATTTCCCAACGGAGGAGAGCTGCTCGTGACACCCGTGGTGACACTCACCGAACATTACAGCATCACAgacgctttggttttgaaatcctccctatttttgaggtctcaaggttggcaagtatgctgaTCTGTCCAATCGGTTGGTCTTTCTTTAACCCaattttaaagatagagtgaagatacagatatatgaaactagaaaaacctatggaatccattgttaccaaccatgtcatggtaGCTTAttgggaaggaggctgaataatgctccaaagttgggctacattttacatttgatatttccatcataatgttttaaacccttttacacttttacaattaattttaaataattaatttgtgtttattacagatttatgactagaataacttgacacacagtgctgagctgcatctcaaatgaatcttcaggttccagctttcagatgatgtacaccacttctatgtgacatctactgttgacctgctatctctccctaaagaccccctgtatccCCCTAACaaagactaaaacgggtctattgtgggtctcagagggttaaacctTCATGgtaacattttgtttgtgtttcccaTGCAGGCTCAGTCAGGACCTGGCCAAAGATCTGGCCATCCTGGCGAAGGAAATCCACGATGTCGCTGGGGACGGAGACTCGCCGA
It includes:
- the cep170bb gene encoding centrosomal protein of 170 kDa protein B isoform X5, which encodes MSVTSWFLVSSSGTRHRLPKEMIFVGREDCELMLQSRSVDKQHAVINYNLTTDEHLVKDLGSLNGTFVNDLRIPDQTYITLKLSDIIRFGYDSHVYILEKSQHKVPEEALKHEKYSSQLQISLKASEKKTELEDRTRADKTPGTKTTQVAEAPGCRPTPLYGQPSWWGEEDYGSKVHSGDEPHAEVQKDLLSDSQPKTAFPPYHREPSYFEIPTKDFQPPKTLGAELQEIPTKDTDTPPAPPSPPTPTPPVVQSHASFTIEFDDCMPGKIKIKDHVTKFSTRQRKQHAPHRRTVIPTATPLDVMSAESKVADWLVHSDVTMMMRRPTCDDVYSTKSDLAINIKTLKGHHHEDGTQSDSEDPVLNGGRSKSHHSIQSEQSEASQQTVQSGPSVPCQPPAPPQMLHQPPQYSPPGPAPASPVAPERPLSQSPPQAQSPTTEAPKQGPPEHLTQQAFIIEFFDDNPRKKRSQSFTHNPAHADSYSALKAKLERRKGGERPASVHGHIAPTQQVTVPLKGQGHGGPQRSSSLKREKTEGEVASSGSSSRSSSGIAIRPFGSVGKKSKLAQEFAAEFLKDSGQRDSSPTRDKISPPPMSAPPVMVSPHHARIPSPQEPPAPSPVPYPMPPMTPMPPMTAMPLMPPMPLLQPPPMSKASIPTKAAVQTASPVHSSGPPMSPMLPLGVRAGDPKASQRVMRNEEDDSLSDAGTYTIETESQDKEVEEARNMIDQVPSAQAAGLEGPKWVSRWASLADSYAEPGSTPPQGECLEDLRLLSRSMGNYSYDTSETESSHSSRTRRLLPQVPPEKLDSAPPSILIRHEPYQGPEPPRGPQDSTQRLSVQDDVDPDSLSDASRSDDVPVLEKTKKNQARTGSLSPGAAGPQFKGPEKVSPSTKSTSFYIGSEESPVKPDRARSPVQSERTRDPPAKPPPTTVLIRHLSGHEPRRTGVKPNSSAPDLQMQDKDSVPTKDSCMSAIVRQESFTKDQPSNTVQMKKLPHISSHPSIRDMEQRRENFQETEGTLSSLDSKFPSSGSGRSSKKGGSSTHMDDSLSGESDVDTASTVSQVSSKNAPVSSISKKRGVISGLQKEKSSSNPSIQQKGRQLSARERLTEKRRNQTTTDTSSKAEAAKRFQMRRSAGNRGSLDLSEGQQGSGPHWTETTSSDHEVSRPSSRSKKLIAPLQKEDNGKTAKTAAQQVLTRSNSLSAPRPTRASMLRRARLGEASDNEGAETDRGSQNSDHIPAPSKASAEAKKLSRLDILAMPRKRTGSFTTPSDNETSSTGRSGFSNRNSESSVTTRKTSVGDARQAASKGGGALGKQPPTRTRSSGAKYPSAVSFPGSRRRQKGSDFSSSSEEEYDMGAGNPKSKRSSHPSTSSHQTPRHRTAATRSKSVSLETEEDEDQSEVDPYQNWSTHSAEIAKLSQDLAKDLAILAKEIHDVAGDGDSPSSGVGTVTSPTSLPNTPASTMSAREERPSYPYFHGIRPSQLVQHIPEASLNYQKVPPGSAAVSDLDANMNEPETGSKQRRPWNREEVILDNLMLNPVSQLSQAIRENTEQLAQKMKVLFQNKAEVWEEIEAKINAENEVPILKTSNKEITSILKELRRVQRQLEVINTIVEPGGGLQTAAFGTTPVGQTRPSLREKKPAAKPRAAPTASNANASTKRPPRGPDGAHYMA